A stretch of the Clostridium fungisolvens genome encodes the following:
- a CDS encoding DUF1292 domain-containing protein translates to MSNLEDKEIMSFRDEDGNKVDFEAVARIYLEEQEYLILSPLEEDADEEDAFIFRVDEVEGKEEYNLVEDDKEFEAVKKEYKKLLY, encoded by the coding sequence ATGAGTAATTTAGAAGATAAGGAAATAATGTCTTTTAGAGATGAGGATGGAAATAAGGTAGATTTTGAAGCTGTTGCTAGGATATATTTAGAGGAACAGGAGTACTTGATACTTTCACCGCTTGAAGAAGATGCAGATGAGGAAGATGCATTTATATTTAGAGTAGATGAAGTAGAGGGTAAAGAAGAATATAACCTTGTAGAGGATGATAAAGAATTTGAAGCTGTAAAAAAAGAATATAAGAAATTATTGTATTAA
- a CDS encoding aminopeptidase → MTKKALTREIPNAWDKYSDEDIKKVFEVSDRYKQFMSACKTERECVDEFVRMAEEKGYKDLKEIIRNGETLKAGDKVYANNMGKTLAMFVIGKQSFEKGLTILGAHVDSPRLDIKQNPLYEDSELALLETHYYGGVKKYQWVAIPLAIHGVVVKKDGTVVNVVIGEDDNDPVVGVSDLLIHLSADQLGKKGDKVVEGEDLNLLVGSRPIKDKDAKEKVKENILVILNEKYDITEEDFVSAELEIVPAGKARDYGLDRSMVMAYGHDDRICAFTSFEAIAKIDETEKTCVALFVDKEEIGSVGATGMHSKFFENIVAEVMDRTGEYSELKLRRCLTNSKMLSSDVSAAFDPNYPSVMEKKNAAFFGKGIVFNKYTGSRGKGGCNDANPEFIAEIRSIMDKHNVAWQTAELGKVDQGGGGTIAYILAEYNMEVIDCGIALQNMHAPWEVASKADIYEAVRGYEAFLIEA, encoded by the coding sequence ATGACTAAGAAGGCATTGACTAGGGAAATCCCTAATGCTTGGGATAAATATTCTGATGAGGATATTAAAAAAGTATTTGAAGTAAGCGATAGATATAAACAATTTATGTCAGCTTGCAAGACTGAAAGAGAGTGCGTAGATGAATTTGTAAGAATGGCTGAGGAAAAAGGCTATAAGGATTTAAAGGAAATTATAAGAAATGGAGAGACTCTAAAGGCTGGAGATAAAGTTTATGCAAATAATATGGGCAAAACTTTAGCTATGTTTGTTATAGGAAAACAATCGTTTGAAAAAGGTCTTACGATTCTAGGAGCACATGTAGATTCACCGAGATTGGACATAAAACAAAATCCACTATATGAGGACTCTGAATTAGCTCTTTTAGAAACCCATTATTATGGTGGAGTAAAGAAATATCAGTGGGTAGCTATTCCTCTTGCTATACACGGTGTGGTTGTGAAAAAAGATGGTACTGTTGTAAATGTAGTAATAGGGGAAGATGATAACGATCCTGTAGTTGGAGTTTCTGATTTACTTATACACTTGTCAGCTGACCAGTTAGGTAAGAAGGGGGACAAGGTTGTAGAAGGAGAAGATTTAAATCTTTTAGTTGGAAGTAGACCTATAAAAGATAAAGATGCAAAAGAAAAAGTAAAGGAAAATATACTTGTTATATTGAATGAAAAGTATGATATAACAGAAGAAGATTTTGTTTCAGCAGAGTTAGAAATAGTACCTGCAGGTAAGGCAAGGGATTATGGACTTGATAGAAGTATGGTAATGGCATATGGACATGATGATAGGATATGTGCATTTACTTCTTTTGAAGCAATAGCAAAGATAGATGAAACAGAGAAAACTTGTGTTGCATTGTTTGTTGATAAAGAAGAAATAGGTAGTGTAGGTGCTACTGGCATGCATTCAAAGTTTTTTGAAAATATAGTTGCTGAAGTTATGGATAGAACAGGAGAATATAGTGAGCTTAAGCTTAGAAGATGTTTAACTAATTCAAAGATGCTTTCTTCTGATGTTAGTGCAGCTTTTGATCCGAACTATCCATCTGTAATGGAAAAGAAAAATGCTGCTTTCTTTGGAAAGGGAATAGTATTTAATAAGTACACAGGCTCAAGAGGTAAGGGTGGTTGTAACGATGCCAACCCAGAATTTATAGCAGAGATAAGATCTATAATGGATAAGCATAATGTTGCTTGGCAAACTGCTGAATTAGGAAAGGTGGACCAAGGTGGTGGTGGTACCATTGCGTATATACTTGCAGAGTACAATATGGAAGTAATCGACTGTGGTATTGCACTTCAAAATATGCATGCTCCATGGGAAGTTGCATCCAAGGCTGATATATATGAAGCAGTTAGAGGTTATGAAGCTTTCTTAATAGAAGCGTAG
- a CDS encoding PHP domain-containing protein, protein MNIKAEFHCHTTSSDGKMSPTEVVMRAKSKGIEYLAITDHDNTEGIDEALEAAKLCGIKLIPGIELSCNNKESVHVLGYFRDDSYKAESLQNFLKDLKTSRVARAKSIVDKLKLHFNIELDYEKVLEKGEGVVARPHIAQSIIEAGYNYSWEYIFDNIIGNNCPAYVPNKIITVEEGIALLKKYNAVVILAHPILLKKNSPEDLLKLGFDGLEAVYFMNFKKDQDYLVSLCRNNNLIFTCGSDFHGIAEGDTKHGDIGDMSIDEDDFNKFMAVYRNFSN, encoded by the coding sequence TTGAATATAAAAGCAGAATTTCATTGTCATACAACTTCTTCTGATGGCAAGATGTCACCAACTGAAGTAGTAATGAGAGCAAAATCAAAAGGAATTGAATATTTGGCCATAACTGACCATGATAATACCGAAGGAATAGATGAAGCTCTAGAGGCAGCTAAGCTTTGTGGCATTAAGCTGATTCCTGGCATTGAGCTATCATGTAATAATAAAGAAAGTGTTCATGTATTAGGTTATTTTAGAGATGACTCTTATAAAGCTGAAAGCTTACAAAACTTTCTAAAAGATCTTAAAACCTCCAGAGTAGCTAGGGCTAAAAGTATAGTGGATAAATTAAAACTCCATTTTAATATAGAACTTGATTATGAAAAGGTATTAGAAAAAGGGGAAGGTGTAGTAGCGCGACCTCATATTGCCCAAAGCATAATTGAAGCTGGATATAATTATAGTTGGGAATATATATTTGATAACATTATTGGAAATAATTGTCCTGCATATGTACCAAATAAAATCATTACTGTGGAAGAAGGAATTGCATTATTAAAAAAATATAATGCAGTAGTGATACTTGCTCACCCAATACTTCTTAAGAAAAATTCTCCTGAGGACTTATTGAAACTTGGATTTGATGGTTTGGAAGCAGTATATTTTATGAACTTTAAAAAAGATCAAGATTACTTGGTAAGTCTTTGTAGAAATAACAACCTTATTTTCACCTGTGGCTCTGATTTTCATGGAATAGCCGAAGGAGATACTAAGCATGGTGATATAGGTGATATGTCTATAGACGAAGATGATTTTAATAAGTTCATGGCTGTTTATAGAAACTTTTCAAACTAA
- a CDS encoding SDR family oxidoreductase, with protein sequence MKIMVLGSNGNIGNYLSNYLKNQHEIIPLDKNDLDITDKNSVLQTIKSSSPDIVIQAAGLSDIDFCESHETESYTVNTLGTLNVAYACNNLSIPIVYISSAYVYGGEKHSPYFETDKCIPINIYGKSKLAAEKLIRTICSKYFIIRTSWCFGGNDCYIKKALSQANAPIFLISDAIINPTYIEDLCNSVSQIITSDFYGVYNCVNEGYTSKQEVIKYAFDYFNIQKNVLPLSTAAITNIAPRPKFTAMNTCLLYNCFSIKMPSWQDSITHYLDTIVSSTQ encoded by the coding sequence ATGAAAATAATGGTCTTAGGTTCAAACGGTAATATCGGGAATTACCTATCCAACTATCTAAAAAACCAACATGAAATCATACCTTTAGACAAAAATGATTTGGACATAACTGATAAAAATTCAGTTTTGCAAACTATCAAGTCATCTTCACCAGATATAGTTATACAAGCTGCCGGATTGTCTGATATAGATTTCTGCGAAAGCCATGAAACTGAATCCTATACTGTAAATACACTTGGAACACTAAATGTAGCCTATGCATGTAATAATTTATCCATTCCTATTGTTTACATTTCATCTGCTTATGTATATGGTGGCGAAAAACATTCTCCATACTTTGAAACTGATAAATGCATTCCAATAAATATATACGGAAAATCTAAACTTGCTGCTGAAAAACTTATTCGTACCATATGTAGCAAGTATTTTATAATTAGAACTTCTTGGTGTTTTGGAGGAAATGATTGCTATATAAAGAAAGCATTATCTCAAGCAAATGCTCCTATATTTTTAATTTCAGATGCTATTATAAATCCAACATATATAGAGGACTTGTGTAATTCAGTGTCTCAAATTATAACTTCTGATTTTTATGGAGTATATAATTGCGTAAACGAAGGATATACCTCAAAGCAAGAGGTTATAAAATATGCCTTCGATTATTTTAATATACAGAAGAATGTTCTACCTCTATCTACAGCAGCTATTACAAACATTGCTCCTAGACCTAAATTTACTGCAATGAATACTTGTCTTTTATATAACTGTTTTAGTATAAAAATGCCTTCATGGCAAGATAGTATAACTCATTATTTAGATACTATAGTTAGTTCAACTCAATAA
- a CDS encoding FprA family A-type flavoprotein: MSVENIRDNIYWIGVKDAALRVFDIIMETKKGTTYNSYLINDDKIAVVDSVKNGFYDEFKENITNIIGGKAVDYIIVQHTELDHSGSIIRLMEDYPNAKIVGSRAAINYLKNIVNKPFEAIEAKEDLNLGNTTLKFISAPNLHWPDTIFTYVEEKALLFTCDFTGCHYCPEGALTDNFSDDYFEEMKYYFEVIMGPFKKFVKQALTKIDGLNIEIIAPSHGPLHVADAKKYLDLYDKWATVETVEKNIQVFYISAYGNTEAIAKYVSEKIGEKGIKVEVHEITSMPIEKAAELIDNSSAFLIGSPTINQDAVKPSWDLLSLVNPIINRSKPAAAFGSFGWSGEGVPMLTERLKSLKLKTIDGLKVNFVPSEADFKNADEFVENFMSLV; the protein is encoded by the coding sequence ATGAGCGTAGAAAATATTAGAGATAATATATATTGGATCGGTGTTAAAGACGCGGCATTAAGAGTATTCGATATTATAATGGAAACAAAAAAAGGTACAACCTATAACTCATATCTTATAAATGATGATAAGATAGCTGTAGTTGATAGTGTTAAGAACGGATTTTATGATGAATTTAAAGAAAATATAACTAATATAATAGGTGGGAAAGCTGTAGATTATATAATAGTTCAGCATACAGAATTAGATCATAGCGGATCAATCATAAGACTTATGGAAGATTATCCAAATGCTAAAATAGTTGGTTCAAGAGCTGCAATAAATTATCTTAAAAATATTGTTAATAAGCCTTTTGAAGCTATTGAAGCTAAGGAAGATTTAAATTTGGGTAACACTACTTTAAAATTTATATCAGCTCCTAATCTTCACTGGCCAGATACGATATTTACTTATGTAGAGGAAAAAGCTCTTTTATTCACCTGTGATTTCACTGGATGTCATTATTGCCCTGAAGGAGCATTAACTGATAATTTTTCAGATGATTACTTTGAAGAAATGAAATACTATTTTGAAGTAATAATGGGACCATTTAAAAAATTCGTAAAACAAGCACTAACAAAAATAGATGGTCTTAACATAGAGATAATTGCTCCTAGTCATGGACCGTTACACGTAGCAGATGCAAAAAAATACTTGGATCTTTACGATAAATGGGCTACAGTGGAGACTGTTGAAAAGAATATTCAAGTGTTTTACATATCAGCTTATGGAAACACAGAAGCTATAGCTAAGTATGTTTCAGAAAAGATAGGAGAAAAGGGTATAAAGGTTGAGGTTCATGAAATAACTTCAATGCCTATAGAAAAAGCTGCTGAACTTATAGATAATAGCTCTGCTTTTCTTATAGGATCTCCTACAATAAATCAAGATGCTGTTAAGCCATCATGGGATTTGTTATCATTGGTTAACCCAATAATAAACAGATCAAAACCAGCTGCGGCTTTTGGTTCTTTTGGATGGAGTGGAGAAGGTGTGCCAATGCTGACTGAAAGGCTTAAAAGCTTAAAATTAAAGACTATAGACGGACTTAAGGTGAATTTTGTACCTTCTGAAGCAGACTTTAAGAATGCAGATGAGTTTGTTGAAAACTTCATGAGCTTAGTTTAA
- the hprK gene encoding HPr(Ser) kinase/phosphatase, which produces MGIVTVEKLVKDFDFEVLVEGEKNIPITVSDINRPGLQLAGFYNYFAPERIQVIGKAEWSFLDDMGVDLRKKRVNKFFSFDVSCLVITRSLDPHEELIKAAQKNKTWVLRTEMMTTKFMSKTTIYLADKMAPETRLHGVLVDVYGIGILITGESGIGKSETALELIKRGHRLVTDDAVDIKEIDEDLIGTSPHITFGMLEVRGMGIIDVSALYGLSSVLASKEIKLAIHLEHWRDDGDYDRLGINAEFVDILGVNIRRMRVPIRPGRNIAVIIEAAAANYRYNLMSDTTPVDIIENRMNKTEE; this is translated from the coding sequence ATGGGTATTGTAACCGTTGAAAAATTAGTTAAAGATTTTGATTTTGAAGTACTAGTAGAAGGTGAAAAGAATATTCCTATAACAGTAAGTGACATAAATAGACCTGGTTTACAACTTGCAGGATTTTATAATTATTTCGCTCCAGAAAGAATACAAGTTATTGGGAAAGCCGAATGGAGCTTTTTAGATGATATGGGAGTTGACCTTAGAAAAAAAAGAGTTAATAAGTTTTTTAGTTTCGATGTAAGTTGTCTTGTAATTACAAGAAGTTTAGATCCTCATGAAGAGCTTATAAAGGCTGCTCAAAAGAACAAAACATGGGTTTTGAGAACTGAAATGATGACAACAAAGTTTATGAGTAAGACTACTATATATTTAGCAGATAAAATGGCTCCTGAAACTAGACTTCATGGAGTGTTAGTTGATGTATATGGTATAGGAATTTTAATTACAGGTGAAAGTGGAATTGGTAAGAGTGAAACTGCTCTTGAACTTATAAAAAGGGGACATAGACTTGTCACTGATGATGCAGTTGATATAAAGGAAATAGATGAAGATTTAATAGGAACATCACCTCATATTACTTTCGGAATGTTAGAGGTTAGAGGTATGGGAATAATTGATGTGTCTGCGCTTTATGGATTAAGTTCTGTACTAGCATCGAAGGAGATAAAGCTTGCTATCCATTTAGAACATTGGAGAGATGACGGAGATTACGACAGACTAGGAATTAATGCTGAATTTGTTGATATCTTAGGAGTTAACATAAGAAGAATGAGAGTACCTATAAGACCAGGTAGAAATATTGCTGTAATAATTGAGGCAGCAGCAGCAAATTATAGATATAATCTTATGTCAGACACAACTCCAGTTGACATAATTGAAAACAGAATGAATAAAACAGAAGAGTAG
- a CDS encoding phage holin, whose product MDKSRFRNYGLWVSIAALIPMVLQGFGLDILPSNYKDIINALLTILVMAGILNDPTTTAKWFLDDKGKTEGSTTEEKYDKITEATISRENNEIK is encoded by the coding sequence ATGGACAAGTCAAGATTTAGAAATTACGGACTATGGGTTTCAATAGCAGCATTAATTCCTATGGTTTTGCAGGGTTTTGGATTAGATATACTTCCTTCAAATTATAAGGATATTATAAATGCACTCCTAACAATACTTGTAATGGCCGGAATATTAAACGACCCAACTACAACTGCAAAATGGTTTTTGGATGATAAAGGGAAGACTGAAGGATCTACAACAGAAGAAAAATATGATAAAATTACTGAGGCAACTATATCCAGAGAAAACAATGAAATTAAGTAA
- a CDS encoding ECF transporter S component, with translation MNKTKNLTYISVLIALAIIIPITFGFATVNIPPFTATIASHVPMFLSMFVSPFAAVAVGLGNAIGFFIAGKPIWVVLRALMHVFVGLAGAYMIKKGVSYGKTVVFTSPIHGILEALVIMPFPQFKFQYLVVTVLVGTIIHHFIDGTITYVLVEAISKATRRDFRKVLSSTSR, from the coding sequence ATGAATAAAACAAAAAATTTAACTTATATTTCAGTACTTATAGCTTTAGCAATCATAATACCAATTACTTTTGGATTTGCAACGGTTAACATACCGCCTTTTACAGCTACTATAGCATCTCATGTTCCTATGTTTTTAAGTATGTTTGTATCACCTTTTGCTGCTGTAGCAGTTGGGTTAGGTAATGCAATAGGATTTTTTATAGCAGGAAAACCTATATGGGTAGTATTAAGAGCATTGATGCATGTATTTGTAGGACTTGCAGGTGCATATATGATTAAGAAAGGTGTTTCGTATGGCAAGACAGTAGTATTCACATCTCCTATACATGGAATACTAGAGGCCTTAGTAATTATGCCTTTTCCACAATTCAAATTTCAATATTTGGTGGTAACTGTACTTGTTGGAACAATAATTCATCACTTTATAGATGGTACAATAACATATGTCTTAGTAGAAGCTATATCTAAGGCTACTAGAAGAGATTTCAGAAAGGTTTTGTCTTCAACTTCTAGATAA
- a CDS encoding magnesium transporter CorA family protein, producing MIVYDICDNLAVVDQWELERSYYWICCDQKEIHKLEVIFSAETIEECQNFRQYPRIDYYKNYSFMVFNALDNEELEIIPREIDIYLGKSFIVTVYKNEVKLISNLMEDIEKDKNCFILKENCKPYIILYYILDRLIINNYNIIADLETEADRIELDILKSPKSKHINKLVSLRRESYKLRKLLNPLRYIGDALLLNENNVIEHDHMYLFKNLNDKIEKLLASMESLAQDLAMVREAYEAEIGIRTNELMKAFTIITAVFLPLQLITAIFGMSFEHIPFKNDRFAFEGLIGTMAFLVVILMAIFKGKKIL from the coding sequence ATGATTGTATATGATATTTGTGATAATTTAGCTGTAGTGGACCAATGGGAACTAGAAAGATCTTATTATTGGATCTGTTGTGATCAAAAGGAAATTCATAAACTTGAAGTTATATTCTCTGCAGAAACTATTGAAGAGTGCCAAAATTTTAGACAATATCCTAGGATAGATTATTATAAAAACTATTCTTTTATGGTTTTTAATGCACTTGACAATGAGGAGTTAGAGATAATTCCTAGAGAGATTGATATATACCTAGGTAAAAGTTTTATTGTTACTGTTTACAAAAATGAAGTGAAACTTATATCTAACCTAATGGAAGATATTGAGAAGGATAAAAATTGTTTTATATTAAAAGAAAATTGTAAACCTTACATAATCTTATATTATATTCTAGATAGACTTATAATTAATAATTATAATATTATTGCAGATTTAGAGACAGAAGCTGATAGAATAGAACTAGATATATTAAAATCTCCTAAATCAAAACATATAAATAAACTTGTATCGTTAAGAAGAGAGAGTTATAAATTAAGAAAGCTTCTTAACCCTCTTAGATATATAGGGGATGCTTTGTTACTTAATGAGAATAATGTAATAGAGCATGATCATATGTATTTATTTAAGAATTTAAACGATAAGATAGAAAAGTTATTAGCTTCCATGGAGAGTCTAGCTCAAGATCTTGCTATGGTAAGAGAAGCGTATGAAGCTGAGATAGGTATCAGGACAAATGAACTTATGAAAGCTTTTACTATAATAACTGCTGTGTTTCTTCCTTTACAGCTTATAACTGCCATTTTTGGAATGAGTTTTGAACATATTCCTTTTAAAAATGATAGATTTGCCTTTGAGGGATTGATTGGTACCATGGCATTTTTAGTGGTAATTTTAATGGCTATATTCAAGGGGAAAAAAATACTTTAG
- a CDS encoding DUF896 domain-containing protein, protein MNIEELIERINFLYKKSKEEGLNEQEKEEQQELRRDYIERVKSNFRAQLNTIEPKNLKK, encoded by the coding sequence ATGAACATTGAGGAACTAATTGAAAGAATTAATTTTTTATATAAGAAGAGTAAAGAAGAGGGGTTAAATGAACAAGAAAAAGAAGAGCAGCAAGAATTAAGAAGAGATTATATAGAAAGAGTAAAAAGTAATTTTAGAGCACAATTAAATACAATTGAACCTAAAAATTTAAAGAAATAA
- the helD gene encoding RNA polymerase recycling motor HelD — translation MIKEEQLSYEKEHLKETKQWLEDAAYTQGNEEQKLLDKIGKLKKASKGKYNEELETEEKIYNIVHKNLERYRESIEQPYFARIDFREYRKKEEVFYIGKFGLGDMTKGEELVIDWRAPIADLYYSGTQGDAYYRAPIGVVQGELSLKRKFLFDQGDIKDIFDEGINEIILKSAIDDSGENALIDEFLKINLEQSTGRKLKEVVATIQKEQNEIIRAEKNAPIIVQGSAGSGKTTVALHRLAYLLYRYKEKLDGQDILVIAPNKLFLDYISEVLPTLGVGEVKQKTFEEFAIDYLKLKGKLYSKDKKLQNVLENEDSEEVKYITNSSKIKGSMVFKSIMDRFLLILERESSNMENITIQGFTIFEKTEIKRLYVQDMKHMPINKRKDEIKRYFSLKLNEKLMKVIEKIDFQYEYQISRIKKQMDDCPERRQKLIEIYDERDSFKNKIRTEGKNEFDAYFDNWKGIDTKNLYKRLFKEEELFDELTDGVIPKKLWSYIVETLENDDVQGVIDSDDIAPLLYLKLMVEGVPDDKKYKHIVIDEAQDYSPLQMCVASMLALGNSMTIVGDLGQGIYYYKGIDQWEKLIDDVFRGECTYIPLTQSYRSTIEIIEFANKVLKKQKNNLKPATPVLRHGEEPKIIKYENNNDFAKETDAIVDKVIGSGKNSVAIIGRTFDECKKIRDIMKKNSIYDWTLIKEADKNIKLDKIIIPSYLTKGLEFDCSIVFNCNDQIYSDNELDKKLLYVVLTRALHYQYVFYNGSISNLLS, via the coding sequence ATGATAAAAGAAGAACAATTAAGTTATGAAAAGGAACACTTAAAAGAGACTAAGCAGTGGCTTGAAGATGCTGCTTATACACAAGGTAATGAAGAACAAAAGCTTTTAGATAAAATAGGGAAATTAAAAAAAGCATCCAAAGGAAAGTACAACGAGGAACTAGAGACTGAAGAAAAAATATATAATATTGTTCACAAGAATCTTGAAAGATACAGAGAATCTATTGAGCAACCATACTTTGCTAGGATTGATTTTAGAGAGTATAGGAAGAAGGAAGAAGTTTTTTATATAGGAAAATTTGGGCTAGGAGATATGACTAAGGGAGAAGAGTTAGTCATTGATTGGAGAGCTCCCATAGCAGATTTATATTATAGTGGGACACAAGGAGATGCATATTATAGAGCGCCTATTGGGGTAGTTCAAGGGGAACTTTCATTAAAACGAAAATTTCTCTTTGATCAAGGAGATATAAAAGATATTTTCGATGAGGGAATAAATGAAATAATATTAAAAAGTGCAATAGATGATAGCGGTGAAAATGCATTAATTGATGAATTCTTAAAAATAAATCTAGAACAAAGCACTGGACGAAAGCTAAAAGAAGTAGTTGCAACAATACAAAAAGAACAAAATGAAATTATAAGGGCTGAAAAGAATGCACCAATAATAGTGCAAGGATCAGCAGGGTCGGGTAAGACTACTGTGGCGCTCCATAGGCTTGCTTATTTACTTTACAGATATAAGGAAAAGTTAGATGGTCAAGACATTTTAGTGATAGCTCCTAATAAGCTTTTTTTAGATTATATATCTGAAGTTTTACCGACTCTTGGAGTTGGTGAAGTAAAGCAAAAGACTTTTGAGGAATTTGCTATAGATTACTTAAAATTAAAAGGGAAATTATATTCAAAGGATAAAAAGCTTCAGAATGTGTTAGAAAATGAAGACTCTGAAGAGGTTAAATATATAACTAATTCTAGTAAAATAAAGGGATCTATGGTATTTAAGTCTATTATGGATAGATTTCTTCTTATATTAGAAAGAGAGTCTTCAAATATGGAAAATATAACGATTCAAGGTTTTACAATCTTTGAAAAAACAGAAATAAAGAGGCTATATGTACAGGATATGAAACATATGCCTATTAATAAAAGAAAAGATGAGATAAAGAGATATTTTTCCTTAAAGTTGAATGAAAAACTAATGAAGGTTATTGAAAAAATAGACTTTCAGTATGAATACCAAATTTCAAGAATAAAAAAGCAAATGGATGATTGTCCTGAGAGAAGGCAAAAGCTAATAGAGATATATGATGAAAGAGATTCCTTTAAAAATAAGATAAGAACAGAAGGTAAAAATGAGTTTGATGCTTATTTTGATAACTGGAAAGGTATTGATACTAAGAATTTATACAAGAGGTTATTTAAAGAAGAAGAACTCTTTGATGAATTAACAGATGGAGTCATACCTAAAAAACTTTGGAGCTATATAGTTGAAACATTAGAAAATGATGATGTACAAGGAGTTATTGATAGTGATGATATCGCTCCACTACTATACTTAAAGCTTATGGTGGAGGGCGTTCCTGACGACAAGAAATATAAACATATAGTTATAGATGAAGCTCAAGATTATTCGCCGTTGCAGATGTGCGTAGCATCTATGTTAGCTTTAGGTAACTCTATGACAATAGTAGGAGATTTAGGACAGGGAATATACTATTATAAAGGAATTGATCAGTGGGAGAAGCTTATTGATGATGTATTTAGAGGTGAATGTACCTACATACCTTTAACTCAAAGCTATAGATCAACCATAGAAATAATAGAATTTGCAAATAAGGTATTAAAGAAACAAAAAAATAATCTTAAGCCTGCAACCCCTGTGCTAAGGCATGGAGAAGAACCTAAAATTATAAAATATGAAAATAACAATGATTTTGCAAAGGAAACAGATGCAATTGTAGATAAAGTTATAGGTAGTGGCAAGAATAGCGTGGCTATAATAGGAAGGACCTTTGATGAATGCAAGAAAATAAGAGATATAATGAAGAAGAATTCTATTTATGATTGGACACTCATAAAAGAAGCAGATAAAAATATAAAATTAGATAAAATAATAATACCTTCCTATTTAACTAAAGGATTGGAATTTGACTGTTCTATAGTGTTTAATTGTAATGATCAAATATATAGTGATAACGAGCTTGATAAGAAGCTATTATATGTTGTTTTGACAAGAGCCCTTCACTATCAGTACGTTTTTTATAATGGCAGTATTAGTAACCTACTTAGTTAG
- a CDS encoding DUF2383 domain-containing protein: MSVEAPSKEIVLELNRFLKGIQMGIEAFENLQHKANDNSLKQCFLQVQATYLSHSNILRERIEQLGGVPKEGLGITGKLSEIYEKLKNLTVNSDEEVISEAYKACKTGFTMGDRFIEDNHNLDPASKRIIETIVEDNKNLAQLFLNKTSENKF, encoded by the coding sequence GTGTCAGTTGAAGCTCCATCAAAAGAAATAGTATTAGAATTAAACCGTTTTCTAAAAGGTATTCAAATGGGAATAGAAGCCTTTGAAAATTTACAACATAAAGCCAATGACAATAGCCTAAAACAATGCTTTTTACAAGTTCAAGCAACCTATTTAAGCCATAGTAATATTTTAAGAGAAAGAATAGAACAACTTGGAGGCGTCCCAAAAGAGGGTCTGGGCATTACTGGTAAATTGAGCGAAATATATGAAAAATTAAAGAATCTTACTGTAAATTCTGATGAAGAAGTGATTTCAGAAGCTTATAAAGCCTGTAAAACTGGGTTTACTATGGGTGATAGATTTATTGAAGATAATCATAATCTTGATCCTGCTAGCAAAAGAATAATAGAAACTATAGTTGAAGACAATAAAAATCTAGCTCAACTATTTTTGAATAAAACATCAGAAAATAAATTTTAG